A part of Terriglobus roseus genomic DNA contains:
- a CDS encoding VOC family protein, translating to MGITTTHKITPFLWFNGNAEAAVDFYISVFPDAEKTGGLPGPGGKPLTISFRLEDLSFTALNSDTEFRFTKAISFVVMCKDQEEIDYYWNKLTADGGQEVACGWLEDKFGLAWQIVPENIFDLVKTPKGMQAMMSMKKFIIADLEAAAKE from the coding sequence ATGGGCATTACAACCACGCACAAGATCACACCGTTTCTCTGGTTCAACGGCAACGCAGAAGCAGCAGTTGATTTCTATATCTCTGTCTTTCCTGACGCGGAGAAGACAGGCGGCCTCCCTGGCCCCGGTGGCAAACCTCTCACTATCTCGTTCCGACTGGAAGACCTCTCCTTCACCGCCCTCAACAGCGACACCGAATTTCGTTTCACCAAAGCCATCTCCTTCGTGGTCATGTGCAAGGACCAGGAAGAGATTGACTATTACTGGAACAAATTAACGGCCGACGGTGGTCAGGAAGTTGCCTGTGGCTGGCTGGAAGACAAGTTCGGGCTGGCGTGGCAGATCGTCCCGGAAAATATCTTCGATCTGGTGAAGACACCCAAAGGGATGCAGGCCATGATGAGCATGAAGAAATTCATCATTGCCGATCTTGAAGCTGCCGCAAAAGAATAA
- a CDS encoding dienelactone hydrolase family protein — MRLRAFALAAAILFGTTAAAHAQDWAVKRLDASPRHHEYVKLQANGKPLDAFVVYPEVKTKATSIVLIPEIFGLSGWAKSMADDLAGAGYIVIAPDVLTGMGPNGGGTDSFPSQDQVTKAVSGLDNAVVMADLDAAADYVTKLPAANGKLASVGFCWGGGKSFAFATHRKDLNAAFVFYGPPPATADMAAINAPVFGFYGGNDARIDATIPATIEAMKAAGKKYDPVTYDGAGHGFMRAGVDPTNTVEGNKTAREQGFARLTTELAKLNTTPTKKRSSLRTPAPVPAKRVVTAKATTTQCHDMDMAGM; from the coding sequence ATGAGACTCCGCGCGTTCGCCCTCGCCGCCGCCATCCTTTTTGGAACCACAGCCGCTGCACACGCACAAGACTGGGCTGTGAAGCGCCTCGACGCCTCCCCGCGCCACCACGAGTACGTCAAGCTGCAGGCCAACGGCAAGCCGCTCGACGCCTTCGTCGTTTATCCCGAGGTGAAGACCAAGGCCACCTCCATCGTCCTCATCCCTGAGATCTTCGGCCTCAGCGGTTGGGCCAAGAGCATGGCAGATGACCTGGCCGGAGCAGGCTACATCGTCATCGCTCCAGATGTTCTCACAGGTATGGGTCCCAACGGCGGTGGTACGGACAGCTTCCCCTCGCAGGATCAGGTCACCAAGGCTGTCAGCGGTTTGGATAACGCAGTTGTGATGGCCGACCTCGACGCCGCAGCCGACTACGTTACCAAGCTGCCCGCAGCCAACGGCAAACTCGCTTCGGTTGGCTTCTGCTGGGGAGGCGGTAAGAGCTTCGCCTTCGCCACGCATCGCAAGGACCTGAACGCAGCCTTCGTCTTCTACGGCCCACCACCAGCAACCGCAGACATGGCTGCAATCAACGCGCCCGTCTTCGGCTTCTACGGTGGTAACGACGCGCGCATCGACGCCACCATCCCCGCGACCATCGAAGCAATGAAGGCTGCAGGCAAGAAGTATGATCCCGTCACTTACGACGGCGCAGGCCACGGCTTCATGCGCGCCGGTGTCGACCCCACCAACACGGTCGAAGGCAACAAGACCGCACGCGAACAGGGCTTCGCACGCCTCACCACAGAGCTGGCGAAGCTGAACACCACACCGACAAAGAAGCGTTCTTCCCTGCGCACTCCAGCCCCTGTGCCTGCAAAGCGCGTGGTAACAGCGAAGGCGACAACCACCCAGTGCCATGACATGGACATGGCAGGAATGTAG
- a CDS encoding nuclear transport factor 2 family protein — MTKQQIWNLYETYAEAWKLASSEEREQALAQIIDDSIQYLTPEFQGGREAILNDMESFRKKFPGAHFAVEDMSSHHDVALFTWALVLADGSVPAKGHDSLRLSPEGKIVSITTFPPSGPKPLP, encoded by the coding sequence ATGACAAAGCAACAGATCTGGAATCTGTACGAGACCTACGCCGAAGCCTGGAAGCTGGCATCGAGCGAAGAACGAGAACAAGCACTGGCTCAAATCATTGACGATTCCATCCAATACCTGACGCCCGAATTCCAGGGTGGCCGCGAAGCAATCCTGAACGACATGGAAAGCTTTCGGAAGAAGTTTCCGGGAGCACACTTTGCCGTGGAAGACATGTCCTCACACCACGATGTAGCTCTCTTCACATGGGCGCTCGTTCTCGCCGATGGAAGCGTTCCCGCCAAAGGCCACGACTCTCTCCGACTCTCCCCCGAAGGCAAGATCGTAAGCATCACGACGTTTCCCCCATCCGGTCCAAAGCCTTTGCCTTAA
- the ffh gene encoding signal recognition particle protein, giving the protein MFENLQEKLQRAFKNLRGQGTITEENISEALREIRLALLESDVNLNVVKATIDHIREKALGTQVATALSPTEQIIKIVNDELIEILGKDTARFKFSSQPPTVILMAGLQGSGKTTSSGKLATWLKKGGHRPMLVSVDVYRPAAREQLAIVAKAVGAQIYTGKINDEEAGTPLVLRLAKEALREARNFGNDILLVDTAGRLGIDEALMDEMKQLKAALNPSEILFVADAMTGQDAVNSADAFHKQLGITGVILTKMDGDARGGAALSIRNVTGAPVKFLGTGEKPEQFEAFHPDRIVSRIMGMGDIATLLERAEEKLDRGKAEDFAKKALSGDGFTLEDFRDQLRQIKKLGSMQSILKMMPSVGPFQGLQQAAEHVDDSQLARTEAIINSMTKKERIDHEIINGSRRRRIAEGSGVSVQEVNQLLKQYGQMRKMFKGLGSGGGKMQRRLMSQMGQMGRMGGGFGR; this is encoded by the coding sequence ATGTTTGAGAATCTTCAGGAAAAACTGCAGCGCGCCTTTAAGAACCTCCGCGGTCAGGGCACCATCACGGAAGAAAACATCTCCGAAGCCCTGCGCGAAATTCGCCTCGCGCTCCTCGAATCCGACGTCAATCTGAACGTCGTCAAAGCCACCATCGACCACATCCGAGAAAAAGCTCTCGGTACGCAGGTGGCCACCGCGCTCTCCCCCACCGAACAGATCATCAAGATCGTCAACGACGAACTGATCGAGATCCTCGGCAAGGACACCGCGCGCTTCAAGTTCTCGTCGCAGCCCCCCACCGTCATCCTGATGGCTGGCCTGCAGGGTTCCGGTAAGACCACCTCCAGCGGCAAGCTGGCCACATGGCTCAAGAAGGGCGGCCACCGCCCCATGCTCGTCTCGGTCGACGTCTACCGTCCTGCCGCGCGTGAGCAGCTCGCCATCGTCGCTAAGGCCGTCGGCGCGCAGATCTACACCGGCAAGATCAACGACGAAGAAGCTGGCACGCCGCTCGTCCTGCGTCTCGCCAAGGAAGCCCTCCGCGAAGCCCGCAACTTCGGCAACGACATCCTCCTCGTCGACACCGCCGGACGTCTCGGCATCGACGAAGCGCTAATGGACGAGATGAAGCAGCTCAAGGCTGCCCTCAACCCCAGCGAAATCCTCTTCGTGGCCGACGCCATGACCGGACAGGACGCCGTCAACTCCGCCGACGCCTTCCACAAGCAGCTCGGCATCACCGGCGTCATCCTCACCAAGATGGATGGCGATGCACGCGGCGGCGCGGCACTCTCCATTCGCAACGTCACCGGCGCGCCGGTCAAGTTCCTCGGCACCGGCGAAAAGCCGGAGCAGTTTGAGGCTTTCCACCCGGACCGTATCGTCTCGCGCATCATGGGCATGGGCGACATCGCCACCCTGCTCGAACGCGCTGAAGAAAAGCTCGACCGCGGCAAGGCAGAAGACTTCGCCAAGAAGGCCCTCAGCGGTGACGGCTTCACCCTCGAAGACTTCCGCGACCAGCTTCGCCAGATTAAGAAGCTCGGCAGCATGCAGTCCATCCTCAAGATGATGCCCTCTGTCGGCCCCTTCCAGGGTCTGCAGCAGGCCGCAGAACACGTGGACGACTCGCAGCTCGCCCGCACTGAAGCCATCATCAACTCGATGACGAAGAAAGAACGCATCGACCACGAAATCATCAACGGCTCACGCCGTCGTCGTATCGCAGAAGGCAGCGGTGTTTCCGTTCAGGAAGTGAACCAGTTGCTGAAGCAGTACGGCCAGATGCGAAAGATGTTCAAGGGCCTCGGCTCTGGTGGTGGCAAGATGCAGCGTCGCCTGATGAGCCAGATGGGACAAATGGGCCGCATGGGCGGTGGCTTCGGCCGCTAG
- the msrB gene encoding peptide-methionine (R)-S-oxide reductase MsrB, whose product MNRRNFLQNAAVFGAAVAVGSRFAAASGPAMVKIATFDADGKPTGVQTVAKVQKSDAEWKKQLQPMQYAVARHAETERPYSGATWNEHAHGVFRCVCCDLALFRSETKFESGTGWPSFYQPIAKENVSEKIDMTLGMERTEVLCRQCDAHLGHVFDDGPRPTGMRYCMNSAAMTFHKTA is encoded by the coding sequence ATGAATCGACGGAACTTCCTACAGAATGCGGCGGTTTTTGGCGCTGCGGTGGCCGTTGGGTCGCGCTTTGCGGCGGCGAGCGGACCTGCCATGGTGAAGATTGCGACCTTTGACGCGGACGGCAAGCCGACTGGCGTGCAGACGGTGGCAAAGGTGCAGAAGTCGGATGCGGAGTGGAAGAAGCAGTTGCAGCCGATGCAGTACGCGGTGGCCCGGCATGCGGAGACAGAACGTCCGTACAGCGGCGCGACGTGGAATGAACATGCGCATGGCGTGTTTCGTTGCGTGTGCTGCGATCTGGCGCTGTTCCGGTCTGAGACGAAGTTTGAATCGGGCACAGGGTGGCCGAGCTTCTACCAGCCCATTGCAAAAGAAAATGTGAGCGAGAAGATAGACATGACGCTGGGCATGGAACGGACGGAGGTGCTGTGCCGGCAGTGCGATGCGCACCTGGGCCACGTATTTGATGATGGTCCACGGCCTACGGGGATGCGTTACTGCATGAACTCTGCGGCGATGACGTTCCACAAGACGGCATAA
- a CDS encoding DinB family protein, with the protein MATVEPWLRGTLSEIEPVRRAVLHALELAEEDVLRWTEGLDDETLEMEPMGLPSVAFQMRHIARSIDRLLTYADGRGLSEEQMVALRSEHVAGASGDDLRRQVIEAIAKVRPFAMRFSQDQLNESRGVGRAGLPTTLAGLLIHIAEHTQRHVGQLITTAKVAAALKDAQGS; encoded by the coding sequence ATGGCAACTGTGGAACCGTGGCTGCGCGGAACGTTGAGTGAGATTGAACCGGTGCGGCGGGCTGTTCTGCATGCCCTGGAACTGGCCGAAGAAGATGTGTTGCGGTGGACCGAAGGTCTCGATGACGAGACGCTTGAAATGGAGCCGATGGGGCTGCCTTCCGTTGCGTTTCAGATGCGGCATATTGCGCGGAGCATTGACCGCTTGCTGACCTATGCGGATGGACGTGGTTTGTCAGAAGAGCAGATGGTTGCCCTGCGATCGGAACACGTTGCCGGGGCGAGTGGGGATGATCTTCGGCGTCAAGTTATAGAGGCGATTGCGAAGGTGCGTCCGTTTGCGATGCGGTTCTCGCAGGATCAATTAAACGAGTCGCGTGGGGTTGGGCGCGCTGGTCTGCCCACGACGCTGGCGGGGTTGCTGATTCACATTGCGGAGCATACGCAGCGGCATGTTGGACAGTTGATTACTACAGCGAAGGTGGCTGCGGCGTTGAAGGATGCTCAGGGGAGTTGA
- a CDS encoding TIGR03435 family protein, translating into MNVTRLSGLLASLPIIFSFSVASAQESSPAPSFDVVSIRQVSSSAQRSSDQPDMEVRANGWRLNDESLFAAILNTYTPSVGNAAFYTVKQIQGVPNWAMDDLYVIDARIGESDLDRWQNPATRADLLHSMMRSMLADRCKLAVHRELKEVPIYSLTLTKDGPQFTESVPGAKHPTGGPIPGGGEFIPSDGQGVMHFYGASLSAVAGVLSNMMGRPVQDATGLTGKYDISLKMASLDSPAGSSGLSVSEVAKDLGLKLVPTKGQVEILVIDHIEKPSEN; encoded by the coding sequence GTGAACGTTACTCGTTTGAGTGGTCTCCTCGCTTCGCTCCCGATCATTTTTAGTTTCAGCGTTGCCTCTGCTCAGGAGTCGTCTCCGGCGCCCTCGTTTGATGTGGTCTCTATCCGACAAGTGAGTTCAAGCGCACAACGCAGCAGTGACCAACCAGACATGGAAGTCCGGGCGAATGGATGGCGGTTGAACGATGAGTCGTTGTTCGCCGCGATTCTTAACACCTACACCCCGTCTGTAGGAAACGCGGCTTTTTATACCGTGAAGCAAATCCAGGGTGTTCCCAACTGGGCCATGGATGACTTGTATGTGATCGACGCTCGGATCGGAGAGAGCGACCTCGACAGGTGGCAAAACCCTGCTACTCGGGCTGATTTGCTTCACTCCATGATGCGCTCGATGTTGGCGGATCGGTGCAAGCTTGCTGTCCACCGCGAGTTAAAAGAAGTGCCGATCTATTCTTTAACGCTGACTAAAGATGGGCCCCAGTTTACTGAATCTGTTCCGGGGGCCAAGCACCCAACTGGCGGCCCCATTCCCGGGGGCGGTGAGTTTATTCCCAGCGACGGCCAGGGTGTGATGCACTTCTACGGAGCGTCTCTGAGCGCCGTTGCGGGAGTGTTGTCCAACATGATGGGACGACCGGTGCAGGATGCGACGGGACTTACGGGAAAGTACGATATTTCACTGAAAATGGCGTCGTTGGATTCGCCCGCTGGCAGCTCCGGGTTGTCTGTTTCCGAGGTAGCAAAAGACCTCGGCCTCAAACTCGTTCCCACAAAGGGGCAGGTCGAGATTTTGGTCATCGACCATATTGAGAAGCCATCTGAGAACTAG
- a CDS encoding DUF3311 domain-containing protein — MQEPVENEKRNRGWLWLLLLPVIALVFPGLYNRETPTLFGFPFFYWYQLLWVFIATAILGLVYKLVKD; from the coding sequence ATGCAGGAACCAGTCGAAAACGAAAAGCGGAACCGCGGATGGCTGTGGCTCCTGCTGCTGCCCGTCATCGCGCTCGTCTTCCCCGGCCTCTATAACCGCGAGACCCCCACGCTCTTCGGCTTTCCGTTCTTTTACTGGTACCAATTGCTATGGGTCTTCATCGCAACGGCCATCCTTGGCCTGGTCTACAAGCTGGTGAAGGATTAG
- the mazG gene encoding nucleoside triphosphate pyrophosphohydrolase yields the protein MSESTSAKAGDAFREAAAIMARLRGPGGCPWDREQTFDSIKPHTLEETYEVFDAIDRRAWGELRDELGDLLLQVLFYAQMAEDEGHFNIDDVVRGLSAKLVRRHPHIFGDVVAETAGDVVQTWDAVKQKEREGKPAKDDGLLGEVPRFVPALVEARKLGSKAAKVGFDWPDASGLLDKVQEEIAEVREEMTANPNPDLLEEEIGDLYFVLTNLSRHLHVDPEQALKKANTKFRRRFRAMEQMAGEEFAALPLDEKDALWNKAKLKEKSL from the coding sequence ATGAGTGAAAGCACGTCAGCGAAAGCTGGAGATGCATTCCGTGAAGCCGCAGCGATTATGGCGCGGTTGCGTGGTCCGGGCGGATGTCCGTGGGATCGCGAGCAGACCTTCGATTCCATCAAGCCACATACGTTGGAAGAGACCTACGAGGTTTTCGACGCGATTGATCGGCGTGCCTGGGGCGAATTGCGCGATGAACTTGGTGACCTGTTGTTGCAGGTACTGTTCTACGCGCAGATGGCCGAGGACGAAGGGCATTTCAACATTGACGACGTGGTCCGTGGGTTGAGCGCGAAGCTGGTGCGACGGCATCCGCATATCTTTGGCGACGTGGTTGCCGAGACAGCAGGCGACGTCGTTCAGACGTGGGATGCCGTGAAGCAGAAGGAGCGTGAAGGCAAGCCAGCGAAGGATGATGGATTGCTGGGCGAGGTGCCGCGCTTCGTGCCCGCGCTTGTTGAGGCTCGCAAGCTGGGGTCTAAGGCTGCCAAGGTCGGCTTTGATTGGCCGGATGCCAGCGGCTTATTGGACAAGGTACAGGAAGAGATCGCCGAGGTTCGTGAAGAGATGACGGCGAACCCTAATCCCGATTTGCTGGAAGAAGAGATTGGTGATCTGTACTTTGTGCTGACGAATCTTTCGCGGCATTTGCATGTGGATCCAGAACAGGCGTTGAAGAAAGCGAATACCAAGTTTCGCCGGAGATTTCGCGCGATGGAGCAGATGGCCGGTGAAGAATTTGCGGCATTGCCGCTGGACGAAAAAGATGCGCTTTGGAATAAGGCAAAGCTCAAGGAGAAGAGCCTGTGA
- a CDS encoding GNAT family N-acetyltransferase — protein sequence MSELRVEQLHTLEEFDACVHLQQKTWQYSAGELLPRRVFFLADKLGGHVLGAWDGDTLVGFNLGLAAQRNGMGYIHSQMLAVLPEYRNSGLGRTMKLRQRDIALEQGIKLIEWTYDPLEIKNSFFNLARLGAISRRYIPDFYGASSSPLQGGLPTDRLYAEWWIDSDHAKRVMAREPIKEMIVASVSVPAQIYAWKADGDKHAVETQSRVREALERHFAEGLSVIGYNRAEDGTGVFLLGSAPAEFPKY from the coding sequence GTGAGTGAGCTTCGTGTGGAGCAGTTGCATACGTTAGAAGAGTTTGATGCCTGCGTTCATTTGCAGCAAAAGACCTGGCAGTATTCCGCGGGTGAGTTACTGCCGCGTCGGGTGTTTTTTCTTGCCGATAAGTTAGGCGGACACGTGCTGGGTGCGTGGGACGGCGATACCTTGGTGGGATTCAACTTAGGCTTAGCTGCTCAGCGCAATGGCATGGGATATATCCATTCGCAGATGTTGGCAGTATTACCGGAGTATCGCAATAGCGGCCTGGGGCGCACGATGAAGCTTCGGCAGCGCGATATTGCATTGGAGCAGGGGATCAAGCTGATTGAGTGGACTTATGATCCGCTGGAAATAAAGAACAGTTTTTTTAACCTCGCGCGTCTGGGTGCTATTAGTCGGAGATATATTCCGGACTTTTACGGGGCATCGTCATCGCCGCTACAAGGTGGTTTACCTACGGATCGCCTCTATGCGGAATGGTGGATTGATTCGGATCATGCAAAGCGCGTGATGGCACGCGAGCCGATCAAAGAGATGATAGTTGCCAGTGTCTCTGTACCTGCCCAGATTTATGCGTGGAAGGCGGATGGTGACAAACATGCCGTGGAGACGCAATCACGGGTGAGGGAAGCGTTAGAGCGGCATTTTGCTGAAGGGCTTTCTGTCATTGGTTATAACCGCGCCGAAGACGGCACCGGTGTATTCCTGCTCGGATCAGCGCCGGCTGAATTTCCAAAGTATTAG
- the menC gene encoding o-succinylbenzoate synthase, which produces MKIDAIVLREIKMPLVHPFRTSFGLTTDRRILLIELQSEGFTAWGECVAGEHPFFSDEMIDTAWFITEHELAPRLVGKDIAAGRDVPSLLLQVRGHRMAKAALENAVWDLEAQVKQISLAKLLGGTREKIACGVSIGMEMDIPKQLDRVAKEVAAGYQRIKLKCQPGYDSEMFAAVRERWPDILLSCDANSAYKLSDADHIASWDQYKLLMIEQPLWYDDFYFHAQLQKRIHTAICLDECIRNSRDAQAALELGSGRIINIKVGRVGGFTEAIAVHDVAQKHGVPVWCGGMLESGVGRVQNIALSSLPNFSLPGDVSASARYWTEDIIEPEVTVSREGEIVVPLAAGRGYEVRRDRVEALTVRQQRITA; this is translated from the coding sequence ATGAAGATTGATGCGATTGTTCTGCGCGAAATCAAGATGCCGCTTGTGCATCCCTTCCGTACCAGCTTTGGTTTGACGACGGATCGTCGCATTCTTCTGATTGAGTTGCAGAGTGAAGGGTTTACTGCGTGGGGCGAGTGCGTTGCGGGTGAGCACCCATTCTTTTCTGACGAAATGATCGATACCGCGTGGTTCATCACAGAGCATGAACTGGCGCCGCGGTTGGTGGGTAAGGATATTGCAGCAGGACGTGATGTTCCGTCACTACTGTTGCAGGTGCGTGGACATCGCATGGCCAAAGCTGCGCTCGAGAATGCTGTTTGGGATCTGGAGGCTCAAGTCAAACAAATATCTCTGGCGAAGCTGTTGGGCGGCACGCGCGAGAAGATTGCCTGCGGTGTTTCTATTGGCATGGAGATGGATATTCCGAAACAGCTTGACCGCGTTGCGAAGGAAGTTGCCGCGGGATATCAGCGCATTAAATTGAAGTGCCAGCCGGGCTATGACTCGGAGATGTTTGCTGCTGTACGTGAACGGTGGCCGGATATTCTTCTGAGTTGCGATGCGAATTCTGCTTATAAGTTGAGCGATGCGGATCACATTGCATCATGGGACCAGTACAAGCTGCTGATGATTGAACAGCCGCTCTGGTACGACGATTTCTATTTCCATGCGCAGTTACAGAAACGCATTCATACCGCGATCTGTCTGGATGAATGCATTCGCAATTCGCGTGATGCTCAGGCTGCATTGGAATTAGGCAGTGGTCGAATTATCAACATCAAGGTCGGTCGCGTGGGCGGCTTTACGGAAGCGATTGCTGTGCATGATGTGGCGCAGAAACACGGCGTGCCGGTGTGGTGCGGCGGAATGCTGGAGAGTGGCGTTGGGCGTGTGCAGAATATTGCACTGAGCAGCTTGCCGAATTTTTCGCTGCCAGGCGATGTCTCCGCTTCTGCACGTTATTGGACAGAAGACATTATTGAGCCGGAAGTTACTGTCAGCCGCGAAGGTGAGATTGTTGTTCCTCTGGCTGCAGGCCGTGGTTATGAAGTGCGACGAGATCGCGTGGAAGCGCTCACAGTTCGGCAGCAGCGCATTACGGCTTAA
- a CDS encoding bactofilin family protein, with translation MAVEGATVLGKSIHVSGEISGAEDVIVHGKLQGSVSLKESRLTVGPDAQVDAELHVHDAIFMGEVKGNVTATGRVELRKGGSLMGDLNAARLSIEEGSAIQGKVSLSGTKE, from the coding sequence ATGGCAGTAGAGGGAGCAACGGTTCTGGGAAAATCGATTCATGTAAGCGGTGAAATTTCCGGTGCGGAAGATGTCATCGTTCATGGCAAGCTGCAGGGCAGCGTTTCGCTGAAGGAAAGCCGTCTAACAGTGGGTCCAGATGCTCAAGTAGATGCGGAATTGCACGTGCACGACGCGATTTTCATGGGCGAAGTGAAAGGCAATGTAACGGCGACAGGGCGAGTAGAGCTACGCAAGGGAGGCTCGCTGATGGGCGATCTCAACGCGGCTCGGTTGTCGATCGAAGAAGGTTCAGCGATTCAAGGAAAAGTCTCGCTTAGCGGTACGAAGGAATAG
- a CDS encoding class I SAM-dependent methyltransferase codes for MRILDIGPTSSTNINFLTALGHSVYMANLVEDAIDPKWAQPDADTPFPVEDFVRQNLDFGDRLFDTVFFWDVADYFPTELRAAVVNRIHEVMQPGGQLLAFFHVKPESGLQRYHLRDDAQVDTQFAAEAEVRNTLTNRQIEQLFNEFTSYKFFLAKDNLREVLVTR; via the coding sequence TTGCGAATCCTGGATATCGGTCCCACGTCGTCTACGAATATCAACTTCCTTACAGCGTTGGGGCACAGTGTGTACATGGCGAATCTCGTGGAGGATGCTATCGATCCGAAATGGGCGCAGCCGGATGCAGACACGCCTTTTCCTGTAGAGGATTTTGTACGTCAGAATCTGGATTTTGGCGACAGGCTCTTCGATACGGTGTTTTTCTGGGATGTTGCTGATTACTTCCCAACTGAATTGCGCGCGGCAGTCGTGAACCGTATTCATGAGGTAATGCAGCCTGGTGGGCAACTACTGGCCTTCTTTCATGTCAAGCCTGAAAGCGGGCTACAACGCTACCATCTGCGTGACGACGCCCAAGTCGATACCCAGTTTGCCGCGGAGGCCGAGGTGCGCAATACGCTGACCAATCGGCAAATTGAACAACTCTTCAACGAGTTCACGAGTTATAAATTCTTTCTTGCAAAAGACAATCTGAGAGAAGTGCTTGTAACTCGATAG